Proteins co-encoded in one Aspergillus luchuensis IFO 4308 DNA, chromosome 6, nearly complete sequence genomic window:
- a CDS encoding uncharacterized protein (BUSCO:EOG09260JDM;~COG:S;~EggNog:ENOG410PIII;~InterPro:IPR013943;~PFAM:PF08634;~go_component: GO:0005739 - mitochondrion [Evidence IEA];~go_process: GO:0000959 - mitochondrial RNA metabolic process [Evidence IEA]) — protein MYRATLRSVSDPLREHVCLSCLARGLEAQPWARRFHTAPRLRSQATETSSTVAIEEQLKALEKNLPDRRTPAHVKKSLRTQNPKSPQNADKKAVRKAAKQEAMKMRKMDPANQAADTETAKEEKKQPEPKDKKDQKARAQQKTAPDSSTSPKPQVSANKQSTKLQLPVPITGKDTGKINADRDSVKALDVETPEVPQLAYGLDRVLFNPGVYHLRDPRSRVYNFDPYLGSIMPVTEFDFEALKEYITSSKDEQLRGLAQKEKKKYIGSSSSMTSVLSHFHYLLSYWREVNIQQVSRGFQERLRTFTRLLRAPSAMFLRYQNGVYAIDADKEHDTANILMNLGKSMEKLLTMPKEEFERYRRSSSNKISAEEEQAVPEAYHYSTYGDFLMRSQLDAYDPRLPGTGMFDLKTRAVASIRMDAKNFEHGLGYEIRKAHGTYESYEREYYDMIRAALLKYSLQVRIGRMDGIFVAFHNIERIFGFQYLSLPELDMALHGQYDTTLGDREFLLSLQLWNKVLNKVTARFPKQSLRFHFETRDSTAGPPYMYIFAEPVTDEEIHAIQTKNQAEIDAYQRRVLDLPGRADEDDDTTTTTNDTEDIPAYFESSSPADDLAEDTATTKSETSQDEAETTPSKEIMGFALTVRNIVDGEYVDRPIQFQSPNKWSVDYELNHLDSNKCWKLYNACQERRRKALSGRGEDETDVAANTYIRRLREYAKKGRKYRKEQNKLDEQEKLVVLRD, from the exons AACCTCCCGGATAGAAGGACACCCGCCCATGTGAAAAAGTCCCTTCGGACGCAAAATCCCAAGTCACCACAGAATGCGGACAAGAAAGCGGTCCGAAAGGCCGCCAAGCAAGAAGCGATGAAAATGCGCAAGATGGACCCTGCAAACCAAGCAGCCGACACCGAGActgcgaaggaggagaagaagcaaccGGAGccgaaggacaagaaggaccAAAAAGCTCGCGCGCAGCAGAAGACTGCTCCTGACTCCTCGACATCTCCCAAACCGCAGGTATCG GCCAACAAACAGTCTACCAAACTACAGCTTCCTGTTCCGATCACCGGAAAGGACACCGGAAAGATCAATGCAGACCGCGACTCCGTGAAAG CCCTGGATGTCGAGACCCCCGAAGTCCCGCAACTGGCCTATGGCCTGGACAGAGTGCTGTTCAA CCCGGGAGTCTACCATCTTCGGGATCCGCGATCGCGCGTCTACAATTTCGATCCATACCTTGGGTCCATTATGCCTGTCACCGAATTCGACTTCGAAGCGTTGAAGGAATacatcacctcctccaaggaCGAGCAGTTACGGGGCCTGGCgcagaaggaaaagaagaagtatattggctcctcttccagtaTGACATCCGTATTGTCGCACTTCCACTACCTTCTGTCCTACTGGAGAGAGGTCAACATCCAACAAGTGTCCCGGGGCTTTCAGGAAAGGCTGCGGACCTTCACGCGACTCTTGCGAGCTCCCTCGGCCATGTTCCTGCGCTACCAGAACGGCGTCTATGCCATCGATGCCGATAAGGAGCATGATACGGCCAACATTCTCATGAACCTGGGTAAATCGATGGAGAAGCTCTTGACTATGCCAAAGGAGGAATTCGAGCGCTATCGACGATCCAGCTCCAACAAGATCTCcgccgaagaggagcaggCAGTGCCCGAAGCCTACCACTACTCGACCTACGGTGATTTCCTGATGCGTTCACAGCTGGATGCCTACGACCCGCGGCTCCCCGGCACCGGCATGTTCGATCTGAAGACCCGGGCGGTGGCCTCCATCCGCATGGACGCCAAGAACTTCGAGCATGGCCTAGGCTACGAGATCCGGAAAGCCCACGGCACATACGAGTCATATGAGCGCGAGTACTACGACATGATCCGGGCCGCGCTCCTCAAGTACTCTCTCCAGGTGCGCATCGGCCGCATGGACGGCATCTTCGTGGCCTTCCACAACATCGAGCGCATCTTCGGTTTCCAGTATCTCAGCTTGCCCGAACTAGACATGGCATTGCACGGCCAATACGACACCACTCTGGGAGACCGGGAGTTCCTCCTGAGTCTACAGCTCTGGAACAAGGTCCTCAACAAGGTCACGGCCCGATTCCCCAAACAATCTCTCCGCTTCCACTTCGAAACCCGTGACTCCACGGCCGGACCCCCGTACATGTACATCTTCGCCGAGCCCGTCACCGACGAGGAAATCCACGCAATCCAAACGAAGAACCAAGCCGAAATCGACGCCTACCAGCGCCGCGTACTCGATCTCCCCGGTCGCgccgatgaagacgacgacacaaccaccaccaccaacgacaCCGAAGACATCCCCGCCTACTTCGAGTCCTCCAGCCCCGCAGATGACCTGGCCGAAGACACCGCCACGACCAAGTCCGAGACCTCCCAAGACGAAGCCGAGACGACCCCAAGCAAAGAAATCATGGGCTTTGCCCTCACCGTCCGCAACATCGTGGATGGCGAATACGTGGACCGCCCGATCCAGTTCCAATCCCCTAACAAGTGGTCCGTGGACTACGAATTGAACCACCTCGACAGTAACAAGTGCTGGAAACTCTACAACGCGTGCCAGGAACGTCGCCGGAAGGCTCTCTCCGGCCGCGGCGAGGACGAAACTGATGTTGCGGCCAATACGTACATTCGCCGTCTCCGCGAATACGCCAAGAAAGGTCGCAAGTACCGCAAGGAGCAGAATAAGTTGGATgagcaggagaagctggTCGTTTTGCGCGATTAA